In a genomic window of Occallatibacter riparius:
- a CDS encoding alpha/beta fold hydrolase: MLRTLHPRALIVLFAIGIALPGLAVAQKPAGANIDAGGYRVFTAVSGSGSPTVVFVAGLGEDSSTWDKVAPEVAKFSRTFVYDRAGLGKSQDAPGPKDMDQMLNELHTVLRNSGLKPPYVLVGHSLGGAIVEIYAHRYADEIAGLVLVDPEDGRLLELLHAHLDKADWDARQQMLEKMMAAASPAQKAELEASKESGKLVENSLPLPAVPTVLLTGTLKDPGFPGNPMEQDLKMQLHKELLAQSPEIKQVLAPNSRHYVQEDAPELVIQAIRHVADQTRTGSPKRNPAVMTKEKPQA; encoded by the coding sequence ATGCTGCGCACTCTGCACCCTCGGGCCCTCATTGTCCTTTTCGCCATTGGAATTGCTTTGCCCGGATTGGCAGTCGCCCAGAAGCCGGCCGGCGCCAATATCGACGCGGGCGGATACAGAGTGTTCACTGCTGTGAGCGGATCGGGGTCTCCGACCGTGGTGTTTGTGGCCGGCCTGGGAGAAGACTCGTCCACCTGGGACAAGGTGGCTCCCGAGGTGGCGAAGTTCAGCCGCACGTTTGTGTACGATCGCGCGGGACTCGGGAAGTCGCAAGACGCGCCGGGCCCGAAGGACATGGACCAAATGTTGAATGAGTTGCACACTGTCCTGAGAAATAGCGGCCTGAAGCCTCCCTATGTGCTGGTCGGGCACTCGCTCGGCGGAGCCATTGTGGAGATCTACGCGCACCGATATGCGGATGAAATCGCTGGGCTCGTGCTGGTCGATCCGGAGGATGGAAGGCTGCTCGAGCTGCTTCACGCGCATCTTGACAAGGCCGATTGGGACGCGCGCCAGCAAATGCTGGAAAAGATGATGGCAGCCGCATCCCCTGCGCAGAAGGCCGAGCTGGAAGCATCAAAGGAAAGCGGCAAGCTGGTGGAGAACTCACTGCCCCTGCCCGCCGTGCCAACAGTGCTGTTGACGGGCACCCTGAAGGATCCTGGTTTCCCCGGAAATCCCATGGAGCAGGACCTCAAGATGCAGCTCCACAAAGAGCTGCTGGCGCAGTCTCCGGAGATCAAACAGGTGCTCGCGCCCAACAGCCGGCATTACGTTCAGGAGGACGCGCCCGAGCTGGTAATCCAGGCGATCCGTCACGTGGCGGACCAGACACGAACTGGCTCTCCGAAGAGAAATCCAGCGGTCATGACTAAGGAAAAACCGCAGGCTTAA
- a CDS encoding glycosyltransferase has protein sequence MARIGVFCFPGTGHINPMTALARTLERRGHSVVIYGIADTEARIRAAGIEFMQIGAEHYPLGTLRQLDEHLGTLKGLATFKFTVERVRNTARMILRDGPDAVRRSGAEVLLVDEADMGGTVAEYLGLPFVSIAMFPPLIRDARIPAFCFPWQAGESWWIRLRNILGFRLLSRVASPIHKLVNAQRRAWGLEVRRHAVEFLSPIAQIAQLPAALEFDVQGLPDVVHYTGPFVDQQQRPPVEFPWEKLDGRPLVYASLGTMQNGSESIFRTIAEASAGLPVQLVISLGGGLAPERLGELPGEPIVVSYAPQLELVKKAAVVITHAGLNTVLESLAEGVPLVCIPLGNDQPGVAARVAARRAGLVVERSKLNAKRLGAALAEVLGNAMYRESAARLRDDIRGVDGLNRAADVIEGALRLKGKGQATEIRERVMQGQIPALGISFYRPE, from the coding sequence ATGGCGCGCATAGGCGTGTTCTGCTTTCCGGGCACCGGGCACATCAATCCCATGACGGCGCTAGCGCGCACGCTGGAGCGGCGCGGCCACTCGGTTGTGATCTATGGCATTGCCGATACGGAGGCGCGGATTCGGGCGGCGGGGATCGAGTTCATGCAGATTGGCGCGGAGCACTATCCGCTGGGTACGCTGCGGCAGCTCGATGAGCATCTGGGCACGCTGAAGGGGCTGGCCACGTTCAAGTTCACGGTGGAGCGCGTGCGGAATACGGCTCGGATGATTCTGCGGGATGGGCCGGATGCGGTGCGGCGGTCGGGCGCAGAGGTTCTGCTGGTGGATGAGGCCGACATGGGCGGGACCGTGGCCGAGTATCTCGGGCTGCCGTTCGTGTCGATTGCGATGTTTCCGCCGCTGATCCGGGACGCGCGCATTCCAGCGTTTTGTTTTCCGTGGCAGGCGGGGGAGAGCTGGTGGATTCGCTTGCGGAACATTCTCGGGTTTCGGCTTCTGTCGCGGGTGGCTTCTCCGATTCATAAGCTGGTGAACGCGCAGCGGCGGGCGTGGGGGCTTGAGGTTCGCCGGCATGCGGTTGAATTCCTCTCGCCGATTGCGCAGATTGCGCAGCTGCCTGCCGCGCTGGAATTCGATGTGCAGGGGCTGCCGGATGTCGTGCACTACACGGGGCCATTCGTGGATCAGCAGCAGAGGCCGCCGGTCGAGTTTCCGTGGGAGAAGCTGGATGGGCGGCCGCTGGTGTATGCGTCGCTGGGGACGATGCAGAATGGGTCGGAGTCGATCTTTCGCACGATTGCAGAGGCGAGCGCCGGGCTGCCGGTGCAACTTGTGATCTCGCTGGGCGGTGGGCTTGCGCCGGAGAGGCTGGGTGAGTTGCCGGGAGAGCCGATTGTTGTATCGTATGCGCCGCAGCTCGAACTGGTGAAGAAGGCAGCGGTAGTGATTACGCATGCCGGATTGAATACGGTGCTGGAGTCGTTGGCGGAGGGCGTGCCGCTGGTGTGCATTCCGTTGGGGAACGATCAGCCGGGCGTGGCGGCGAGAGTGGCTGCGCGGCGGGCGGGGCTGGTGGTAGAACGCAGCAAGCTCAACGCGAAGCGGCTGGGGGCTGCGCTGGCGGAGGTGCTGGGGAATGCGATGTATCGGGAGTCGGCGGCGAGGCTGAGGGATGACATCCGAGGCGTCGACGGGTTGAACCGGGCGGCGGATGTTATCGAGGGAGCGCTGCGGCTAAAGGGCAAGGGACAGGCAACAGAGATCAGAGAGCGCGTGATGCAGGGGCAGATTCCAGCGCTTGGAATCAGTTTCTATCGGCCCGAATGA
- a CDS encoding ATP-binding response regulator, giving the protein MRADDKVNILMVDDQPAKLLSYEVILAELGENLIKANTASEALNVLLKTDIGVVLMDVSMPDLDGFELADVIRQHPRFQKTAIIFISGVHLTDSDKIQGYRSGAVDYISVPVVPEVLRAKISVFVELHRKTRQLEVLNAELEERVTARTEELRQREEQYRTRAELLDLATEAIMVRDLEGHVQFWNSGAEALYGWTRDEVMHQDMHGLLQTVFPVPRSEIESMLGEQKSWSGNLVQKTRNGNEVVVACRKTMTQQGNLILEVSRDITEQLQAQEALREAEKLAAMGRVAGIIAHEINNPLAAITNTLYLVRNHPSLDDTARHFADVAEQELQRVSHITRQTLSFYRESKQPIPVNLPELLDDVLDLQERALSTSRIRLAKRYLATPVVHGFPVELRQVFLNLIGNAVQAMPTGGTLGVYLREVSDWSRNRKGTAISILDTGIGIQPDDLKRLFQPFFSTKSTKGTGLGLWISKGIIQKYDGTLTCRTFRGRDGNVTCFRVFLPVSAALNVPAQPLAGGEPLSHEPEVPTNHHAGIAI; this is encoded by the coding sequence ATGAGAGCTGACGACAAAGTCAACATACTGATGGTGGACGATCAGCCCGCAAAACTGCTCAGCTATGAGGTCATCCTCGCCGAGCTCGGCGAGAACCTCATCAAGGCGAATACCGCCAGCGAAGCCCTCAACGTACTGCTCAAGACTGACATCGGTGTCGTCCTCATGGACGTCAGCATGCCCGACCTCGACGGCTTCGAACTCGCCGACGTCATCCGCCAGCATCCCCGCTTCCAGAAGACCGCCATCATCTTCATCTCCGGCGTCCACCTCACTGACTCCGACAAGATCCAGGGCTACCGTTCCGGCGCAGTCGACTACATCTCCGTCCCGGTCGTTCCTGAAGTGCTGCGCGCCAAGATCAGCGTCTTCGTCGAACTCCATCGCAAAACCCGCCAGCTCGAGGTCCTCAACGCCGAGCTCGAAGAGCGCGTAACAGCGCGCACAGAAGAGTTGCGCCAACGCGAAGAGCAGTACCGCACCCGCGCCGAGCTGCTCGATCTCGCCACCGAGGCCATCATGGTCCGCGATCTCGAGGGCCATGTTCAGTTCTGGAACTCCGGCGCTGAGGCCCTCTACGGGTGGACTCGCGACGAAGTGATGCACCAGGACATGCACGGCCTGCTCCAGACCGTATTTCCTGTCCCCCGCTCCGAAATCGAATCCATGCTGGGAGAGCAGAAATCCTGGTCGGGCAATCTGGTTCAGAAGACCCGCAACGGCAACGAAGTTGTCGTGGCGTGCCGCAAGACCATGACCCAGCAGGGCAATCTCATCCTCGAAGTCAGCCGCGATATCACCGAGCAGCTGCAGGCTCAGGAAGCTCTGCGCGAAGCCGAGAAGCTCGCCGCCATGGGCCGCGTCGCCGGCATCATCGCCCATGAGATCAACAACCCCCTGGCCGCCATCACCAACACACTCTACCTCGTGCGCAATCACCCCTCCCTCGACGACACCGCGCGCCATTTCGCCGATGTCGCCGAGCAGGAGCTGCAGCGCGTCTCGCACATCACCCGCCAGACGCTCAGCTTCTATCGCGAATCCAAGCAGCCCATCCCGGTCAATCTTCCCGAGCTGCTCGATGACGTGCTCGACCTCCAGGAGCGCGCCCTCAGCACCAGCCGCATCCGGCTCGCCAAGCGCTACCTCGCCACGCCGGTCGTCCATGGCTTCCCCGTCGAGCTGCGCCAGGTCTTCCTCAACCTCATCGGAAACGCCGTACAGGCCATGCCCACCGGTGGCACCCTCGGCGTCTACCTGCGCGAGGTCAGCGACTGGTCGCGCAACCGCAAAGGCACCGCCATCTCCATCCTCGACACCGGCATCGGCATTCAGCCCGACGACCTCAAACGCCTCTTCCAGCCCTTCTTCTCCACCAAGTCAACGAAGGGCACCGGTCTGGGCCTCTGGATCAGCAAGGGCATCATTCAGAAGTACGACGGCACCCTCACCTGCCGCACCTTCCGCGGCCGCGACGGCAACGTCACCTGCTTCCGCGTCTTCCTGCCCGTCAGCGCCGCACTCAACGTGCCCGCTCAGCCCCTCGCCGGCGGCGAACCCCTCAGCCATGAACCCGAAGTGCCCACCAACCACCACGCCGGCATCGCGATCTAG
- a CDS encoding TIGR03768 family metallophosphoesterase: MRKTRGNRELSRRDFIKTVSVGLGAMPVVGVGIGTLLTGCGGEQSPAPTAWPIARPVLTTAQQQVLPVAVPATAGPIIPDDVPAYAEQGYSAWNMGGPLAHVPRHDLAPAYKGAPNQARLLYYYAMSDIHIADKESPAQPIFVGVNAGYGSGMLTAYSPILLSTTQVLDAAVQTINALHEETPFDFGLSLGDDANNSQYNELRWFIDVLDGKVITPSSGKHLGAWTIDYQKPYQAAGINPAIPWYQVVGNHDQYWMGSAMEDTKTRNAHIADTIINMGDDPKSHDSVNGEGYYMGVVDGSTPYGDIVGAGAVSEFKKPPAVAADQDRHTMSTEKSTTLGWMREFFNTSSQPVGHGFKQSNLDKDFACYSFVPKSDIPIKFIVLDDTVKGADQPDYAAGGLDDARYDWLVNELEAGQAANQLMVIAAHVPILPQTELTDTTPFPVWPGPVYTDDYVLTMLHKYPNLIMWMAGHRHLNVVTPQPDPSGDPTLGFWEVETCSLRDFPQQFRTFDIRRDQDNTVSIVISNVDPAVKAGSPAYKSRGYAIGAARVYAQYPRTDTTSHSYNAELVVQLTPVMQGIVAQAGTTLK; the protein is encoded by the coding sequence ATGCGAAAGACACGCGGAAATCGGGAGCTGAGCCGTCGGGATTTCATCAAGACCGTGAGTGTTGGTCTGGGCGCCATGCCCGTTGTTGGAGTGGGCATTGGGACTCTGCTCACCGGTTGCGGAGGCGAGCAAAGCCCGGCGCCAACGGCGTGGCCGATTGCGCGGCCGGTGCTCACCACGGCGCAGCAGCAGGTTCTTCCGGTGGCGGTGCCCGCGACTGCGGGTCCAATCATCCCGGACGATGTGCCTGCGTATGCCGAACAAGGCTACAGTGCGTGGAATATGGGCGGACCGCTGGCGCATGTTCCTCGCCACGATCTTGCGCCGGCTTACAAGGGCGCTCCCAACCAGGCCCGGCTGCTGTATTACTACGCGATGTCAGACATTCACATTGCCGACAAAGAGTCGCCGGCGCAGCCCATTTTTGTCGGAGTAAACGCCGGGTACGGCTCGGGTATGTTGACGGCGTATTCGCCGATCCTGTTGTCGACGACGCAGGTGCTGGATGCGGCTGTGCAGACGATCAACGCGCTGCACGAGGAGACTCCGTTCGACTTCGGTCTCTCCCTGGGCGATGACGCCAACAACTCGCAGTACAACGAACTGCGCTGGTTCATTGACGTCCTCGACGGCAAGGTGATCACTCCCAGTTCGGGCAAACACCTTGGCGCCTGGACGATCGACTATCAGAAGCCGTATCAGGCAGCGGGCATCAATCCGGCAATCCCGTGGTATCAGGTGGTGGGCAATCACGACCAGTACTGGATGGGCTCGGCTATGGAAGATACGAAGACGCGGAACGCACATATTGCGGACACCATCATCAATATGGGAGACGATCCGAAGAGTCATGATTCGGTAAACGGCGAAGGCTACTATATGGGTGTCGTGGACGGCTCGACCCCCTACGGCGATATCGTTGGGGCCGGCGCGGTAAGCGAGTTCAAGAAGCCGCCCGCGGTTGCGGCGGATCAGGATCGCCACACGATGTCGACTGAAAAATCAACCACCCTCGGCTGGATGCGGGAGTTCTTCAATACCAGTTCGCAGCCGGTGGGCCATGGCTTCAAGCAGTCGAATCTGGATAAGGATTTCGCTTGTTACAGTTTTGTGCCGAAGTCGGATATTCCGATCAAGTTCATCGTGCTGGACGATACGGTGAAAGGGGCGGACCAGCCGGATTATGCGGCGGGCGGGCTGGATGATGCTCGCTATGACTGGCTGGTGAACGAGCTGGAGGCGGGCCAGGCCGCCAATCAGCTCATGGTCATCGCCGCGCACGTTCCCATCCTGCCGCAGACTGAGCTGACGGATACCACTCCTTTTCCCGTCTGGCCCGGCCCGGTATACACAGACGACTACGTGCTCACCATGCTGCACAAATATCCCAATCTGATCATGTGGATGGCGGGGCATCGGCACCTCAACGTGGTAACCCCGCAACCCGACCCCAGCGGCGACCCCACACTCGGCTTCTGGGAGGTGGAGACCTGCTCTCTGCGCGATTTCCCGCAGCAGTTCCGCACGTTTGATATTCGCCGCGACCAGGACAACACAGTTTCGATCGTCATCAGTAATGTGGATCCAGCCGTGAAGGCCGGCTCGCCCGCGTACAAGTCGCGCGGCTATGCCATTGGCGCGGCGCGGGTGTATGCCCAGTATCCGCGAACCGACACAACGTCTCATTCCTACAACGCTGAGCTGGTGGTGCAATTGACGCCGGTGATGCAAGGGATTGTTGCGCAGGCAGGAACAACGCTGAAATAA
- a CDS encoding LysE family translocator, whose amino-acid sequence MLDTHLLVLFLAAATLLAVTPGPGIFYVLTRTLAGGKREGMLSSFGTFGGGLIHVVAAALGLSAVLAASATAFAVVKYAGALYLVWLGFRMIRTRNVPMDEPSETPKRNHPFRQGVMTELLNPKTALFFLSFLPQFVNPALGHAVVQFLLLGLISVTLNTTADVLVVSFAAPIGTRLRSSARFRRNQRVASGIGMMGLGAFVAFGDTR is encoded by the coding sequence ATGCTGGACACGCATCTCCTCGTACTCTTCCTCGCCGCCGCCACTCTGCTCGCCGTCACGCCCGGACCCGGCATCTTCTACGTCCTCACCCGCACCCTCGCCGGCGGAAAGCGCGAAGGCATGCTCTCCTCGTTCGGCACATTCGGCGGTGGATTGATCCACGTCGTGGCCGCCGCCCTCGGCCTCTCCGCGGTCCTCGCCGCATCTGCCACAGCGTTCGCCGTGGTCAAGTACGCAGGCGCCCTCTACCTTGTCTGGCTCGGCTTCCGCATGATCCGCACACGCAACGTCCCCATGGACGAGCCCTCAGAAACTCCCAAGCGGAATCACCCCTTTCGCCAGGGCGTGATGACAGAGCTTCTCAATCCCAAAACAGCTCTGTTCTTCCTCTCGTTCCTTCCGCAGTTTGTGAACCCCGCGCTCGGTCACGCCGTCGTGCAGTTCCTGCTGCTCGGGCTCATCTCGGTCACGCTGAACACCACAGCCGACGTGCTCGTGGTCTCGTTCGCTGCGCCCATTGGCACGCGGCTCCGTTCCAGCGCGCGCTTCCGCCGCAATCAGCGAGTCGCCTCCGGCATAGGAATGATGGGCCTGGGCGCCTTCGTAGCCTTCGGCGATACCCGCTAG